The Metabacillus schmidteae genome has a segment encoding these proteins:
- a CDS encoding YhcN/YlaJ family sporulation lipoprotein, whose product MTKGKKAIAFTALALLTTGLTACNGDQGAVENTRNTNQAQPIGYYTNEDTNGADNEGPVTEMMDGMNDGDNRNHYFRQVDNRNNNRNMSNPTVPLGNNDTGLVRDNRYSNGDANYHRHLNEVGYYNRGDGEIAQKIKNNIEKMDNVDNARVLVTDDNVLVAVDSNDRNDRDMKEKITNQARKMADGRDIQVVTDEGTFRRIRNIDNDIQNGVDKDVIDTDINELLNNLGDAVQRPFNANNR is encoded by the coding sequence TTGACAAAAGGTAAAAAAGCCATAGCTTTTACTGCATTAGCACTTTTAACAACAGGTTTAACAGCTTGTAATGGGGACCAAGGTGCTGTAGAAAATACCCGAAACACAAATCAAGCTCAACCGATAGGATATTATACAAACGAAGATACTAATGGTGCAGATAATGAAGGTCCTGTTACAGAAATGATGGATGGGATGAATGATGGTGATAATAGAAATCATTATTTTCGCCAAGTGGATAATAGAAACAACAATCGAAATATGAGCAATCCTACAGTTCCATTAGGAAACAATGATACAGGACTTGTTCGGGATAATCGCTACAGCAATGGAGATGCGAATTATCATAGACATTTGAATGAAGTAGGTTATTATAACCGCGGAGACGGTGAGATTGCACAAAAAATAAAAAATAATATAGAGAAAATGGACAATGTTGATAATGCACGAGTTCTAGTGACAGATGATAACGTGCTGGTTGCCGTTGACTCCAATGATCGTAATGATCGTGATATGAAGGAAAAAATCACCAACCAAGCCCGTAAAATGGCCGATGGAAGAGATATACAAGTTGTAACAGATGAAGGGACATTTAGGCGTATTCGAAACATCGATAATGATATTCAAAATGGTGTTGATAAGGATGTCATTGACACCGATATAAACGAATTACTGAACAATCTTGGAGATGCAGTGCAACGTCCTTTTAATGCGAATAACCGATAA
- the nadA gene encoding quinolinate synthase NadA has product MELLDILEHEKREMMPECYKNLSIEEMEQRVWEIKQKFGSKLYIPGHHYQKDEVVQFSDVTGDSLQLAQAAALNKEAEYIVFCGVHFMAETADMLTSEHQKVILPDMRAGCSMADMADIEQTDRAWEKLQNIFGDTILPLTYVNSTAAIKAFVGKNGGATVTSSNAKKMLEWAFKQKERILFLPDQHLGRNTAFELGIPLNRMAIWNPITNELEYNGNEEDIIVILWKGHCSVHENFTVKNIEHIRQTEPDMKIIVHPECSREVVELSDYAGSTKYIIDMIEAAKKGTKWAIGTEMNLVNRLIQTHKDKRIVSLNPFMCPCLTMNRIDLPHLLWTLEGLENGEIINQITVPENITKDAVLALDRMLVNV; this is encoded by the coding sequence ATGGAATTATTAGATATATTAGAACATGAAAAAAGAGAAATGATGCCTGAATGCTATAAAAATTTATCAATTGAAGAAATGGAGCAAAGAGTTTGGGAAATCAAACAAAAATTTGGATCAAAGCTGTATATTCCAGGACATCACTACCAAAAGGATGAGGTTGTCCAATTTTCTGATGTGACTGGTGATTCATTACAGCTGGCCCAGGCAGCAGCATTAAATAAAGAAGCAGAATATATTGTTTTTTGCGGTGTTCACTTTATGGCTGAAACGGCAGACATGCTTACATCTGAACATCAAAAAGTCATTCTGCCGGACATGAGAGCCGGCTGCTCTATGGCTGACATGGCTGACATCGAGCAAACGGATCGTGCCTGGGAAAAACTTCAGAACATATTTGGAGATACGATTTTACCTTTAACATATGTTAATTCTACAGCGGCTATTAAAGCATTTGTTGGTAAAAATGGTGGGGCAACGGTTACTTCTTCAAATGCAAAAAAAATGTTGGAGTGGGCTTTTAAGCAAAAAGAACGAATTTTATTTCTGCCGGACCAGCATTTAGGGAGGAACACAGCCTTTGAATTAGGGATCCCATTAAACCGAATGGCAATATGGAATCCAATTACTAATGAGCTTGAATACAATGGAAATGAAGAAGATATTATTGTTATTCTTTGGAAAGGCCACTGCTCAGTACATGAAAATTTCACCGTGAAAAATATTGAACATATCCGCCAAACAGAACCGGATATGAAGATTATTGTTCATCCGGAATGCAGCCGTGAAGTTGTGGAATTATCTGATTATGCTGGATCGACCAAGTATATTATTGACATGATAGAAGCTGCAAAAAAAGGAACAAAATGGGCGATTGGAACAGAGATGAACCTTGTAAATCGATTAATTCAAACCCATAAAGATAAAAGGATTGTTTCTCTAAACCCTTTTATGTGCCCATGTTTAACAATGAATCGAATTGATTTGCCTCACCTATTATGGACGTTAGAAGGTCTGGAAAATGGTGAAATTATTAATCAAATTACAGTCCCGGAAAATATAACAAAGGATGCTGTTTTGGCATTAGATCGTATGTTAGTTAATGTATAA
- the nadC gene encoding carboxylating nicotinate-nucleotide diphosphorylase: MHTIKIKKKMEEFFLEDLGEVDISSQTIFGKEAKGEAVIIAKEDGIFSGAEIIKIGYSLFQTDLQINVKKKDGEQLKKGDIIAELYGPVSVILSGERVILNVLQRMCGIATLTNKAVRLLNSTHTRICDTRKTSPGFRMFEKYAVRCGGGFNHRFGLYDGVMIKDNHIAFAGSISNAVQKVRKQTGHMVKIEVEIETEAQLHEAIEARADVIMFDNRSPEEVARFAEITPKSIITEASGGIGLDNLPDFKNTNVDYISLGMLTHSYQSLDISLNVK; this comes from the coding sequence ATGCATACGATCAAGATAAAGAAAAAGATGGAAGAATTCTTTTTGGAGGATCTTGGAGAGGTAGATATCTCAAGTCAAACAATCTTTGGCAAAGAAGCTAAAGGTGAAGCTGTCATAATAGCAAAAGAAGACGGTATTTTTTCAGGTGCAGAAATCATTAAGATAGGATATTCGTTATTTCAGACAGATCTGCAAATAAATGTAAAAAAGAAAGATGGAGAACAACTGAAAAAAGGAGACATCATTGCTGAACTATATGGACCTGTTTCCGTCATTTTAAGTGGAGAACGTGTAATACTGAACGTTCTCCAGCGGATGTGCGGGATTGCTACTTTAACAAATAAAGCTGTTCGACTTTTGAATTCAACTCACACGAGAATATGTGACACTCGAAAAACTTCACCAGGGTTTAGGATGTTTGAAAAATATGCTGTTCGCTGTGGCGGTGGTTTTAATCATCGATTTGGACTATATGATGGTGTCATGATTAAGGATAACCACATTGCATTTGCAGGATCTATATCAAACGCTGTACAAAAAGTGAGAAAACAAACAGGTCATATGGTGAAGATTGAAGTTGAAATTGAAACGGAAGCACAACTTCATGAGGCTATTGAGGCAAGAGCAGATGTTATTATGTTTGATAATCGTTCACCGGAAGAAGTGGCAAGATTTGCCGAGATCACTCCAAAATCGATTATTACAGAAGCGTCAGGAGGTATTGGATTGGACAATCTTCCCGACTTTAAAAATACAAATGTTGATTATATTTCGTTAGGAATGCTGACCCACTCATATCAATCTTTGGATATTAGTTTGAACGTTAAATAG